The Yersinia intermedia genome window below encodes:
- a CDS encoding sugar ABC transporter ATP-binding protein, which produces MDHRPDIVMHAEDISMRFPGTLALDAVSYNVYRGKVNVIIGENGAGKSTLMKILAGVQQQTSGQIYLNGNAVSIANTREAAALGIGMVHQELNLSENLNVAENIFLGREIQQGLKPINQAAQELIAEQLMARLDQVISPKEMVSNLKVGQQQLIEIAKALAEQADILILDEPTSALSKTEVDILFRVIRELTRQGVSIVYISHRLEELMAIGDYITILRDGRFQAEAAVKDIDVPWIVREMLGSDPVSSFLHPDRTFGAPMMEVDNVTLINESGNTVVNQVSLQVRAGEIVGIYGLMGAGRTELFECLLGTQQNYLGTIRLNGTSINAKTSTAERIRLGMSLVPEDRKKTGIFPVSSVANNLTISSLWRRLKHRFAIWQESESQVVASVIGDLSIKVSSPEVEIQALSGGNQQKVVIGRSLLTSPNILLLDEPTRGIDVGAKADVFEMMVKLSEQGIGILFSTSDLKEIMAVSDRILVMSNGKLTANLSRQSASESALVTASAQGFE; this is translated from the coding sequence ATGGACCACAGACCTGACATCGTCATGCATGCTGAAGACATTTCAATGCGTTTTCCTGGCACATTGGCGCTAGATGCTGTCAGTTATAACGTTTATCGCGGCAAAGTTAATGTGATTATCGGCGAAAATGGTGCCGGGAAATCTACCTTAATGAAGATCTTGGCTGGGGTACAGCAACAAACATCCGGCCAAATTTACCTGAATGGTAACGCGGTGAGTATTGCTAATACTCGTGAGGCAGCGGCACTGGGTATTGGCATGGTTCATCAGGAGCTGAACCTGTCGGAAAACCTCAATGTTGCGGAAAACATCTTTCTGGGGCGTGAGATTCAACAAGGTTTGAAACCCATTAACCAGGCGGCGCAGGAGCTGATTGCTGAACAGTTAATGGCGCGTCTTGATCAAGTCATTTCGCCAAAAGAGATGGTATCAAACCTGAAAGTAGGCCAACAGCAATTGATTGAAATCGCCAAGGCGCTGGCAGAACAGGCGGATATTCTCATTCTGGATGAGCCGACGTCGGCGTTGAGTAAAACCGAAGTTGATATCCTGTTTCGGGTTATTCGCGAACTGACGCGACAGGGTGTTTCCATCGTCTATATTTCACATCGTTTGGAAGAGTTAATGGCGATTGGTGACTACATCACTATTTTACGTGATGGCCGTTTTCAGGCCGAAGCTGCGGTAAAAGATATTGATGTGCCGTGGATTGTGCGTGAAATGCTGGGTAGTGATCCGGTTTCCAGTTTTCTTCACCCGGACCGTACATTCGGTGCGCCGATGATGGAGGTTGATAACGTCACGTTAATCAATGAATCCGGCAACACGGTAGTGAATCAGGTCTCATTGCAAGTGCGGGCGGGTGAAATTGTCGGCATCTATGGGTTGATGGGGGCGGGGCGTACCGAATTGTTTGAATGCCTGCTGGGTACGCAACAGAACTATCTTGGCACTATCCGGCTCAATGGTACGTCGATTAATGCCAAAACCTCAACGGCAGAGCGTATCCGTCTGGGAATGAGCCTGGTACCGGAAGACCGTAAAAAAACCGGTATTTTCCCCGTGTCATCGGTGGCGAATAACCTGACCATTTCCAGCTTATGGCGTCGGTTGAAACACCGCTTTGCCATCTGGCAGGAGAGTGAATCACAGGTGGTTGCCTCGGTGATTGGCGACCTGTCTATCAAAGTCTCTTCACCGGAAGTGGAAATTCAGGCGCTCAGTGGTGGCAATCAGCAAAAAGTCGTCATTGGTCGCTCATTACTGACCAGCCCAAACATTCTGCTGTTGGATGAGCCAACGCGAGGTATTGATGTCGGGGCGAAAGCTGATGTGTTTGAAATGATGGTGAAACTCTCTGAACAAGGGATTGGTATTTTGTTCTCAACCTCTGATCTGAAAGAGATCATGGCGGTATCTGACCGCATACTGGTGATGTCGAATGGCAAGCTGACCGCGAACTTATCCCGTCAGTCGGCCAGTGAATCGGCATTGGTTACGGCAAGCGCACAAGGGTTCGAATGA
- a CDS encoding helix-turn-helix domain-containing protein encodes MIDKIDTASRHITTAGDNIFTDLGFADDKATQLLAESNAEIEQALAMKKALMTSIANWIKSEGIRQVDAATLLHVSRPRVSDVVNQKTEKFTLDSLISMAGNIGKKVTLVIE; translated from the coding sequence ATGATAGATAAAATTGACACAGCATCACGTCACATCACTACCGCTGGAGACAATATTTTTACTGACTTAGGCTTTGCTGATGACAAAGCAACTCAATTGTTAGCGGAGTCAAATGCAGAAATTGAACAGGCTTTAGCAATGAAAAAAGCGCTCATGACATCTATTGCCAATTGGATTAAATCAGAAGGAATACGGCAAGTGGACGCAGCCACATTATTACATGTGTCGCGTCCGAGAGTTTCCGATGTTGTTAATCAAAAAACTGAAAAATTCACTCTTGATTCTCTGATTAGTATGGCTGGCAATATTGGCAAAAAAGTGACACTCGTTATTGAATAA
- the dmsA gene encoding dimethylsulfoxide reductase subunit A, producing MKETNESRLLTAEVTRRKLVQTTLIGSLAMATGAFSLPFSRTARAVQSAINPANDGKVIWSACTVNCGSRCPLRMHVVDGEIKYVETDNTGDDDFDGLHQVRACLRGRSMRRRVYNPDRLKYPMKRIGARGEGKFKRISWEEAFDTLAGSMQSIIKEYGNEAIYLNYGTGTLGGTMTRSWPPGSTLLARLMNCCGGYLNHYGDYSTAQIAAGLNYTYGGWADGNSPSDIENSKLVVLFGNNPAETRMSGGGVTYYLEQAREKSDAKMIVIDPRYTDTAAGREDEWIPLRPGTDAALASALAYVMISENLVDQPFLDKYCVGYDEKTLPAGAPKNSHYKAYILGQGADETAKTPQWAQAITGIPAARIIKLGREIGSVKPAYIAQGWGPQRHSNGENTSRAIAMLAILTGNVGINGGNSGAREGSYGLPFVRMPTLENPVKTSISMFLWTDAIERGPEMTATRDGVRGKDKLDVPIKFIWNYASNCLINQHSEINRTHDILQDDKKCEMVVVIDNHMTSSAKYADIILPDCTASEQMDFCLDASSGNMAYVIFADQVIKPRFECKNIYEMTTELAKRMGVEQQFTEGRTQEEWLRHLYQQSQQAIPELPSFEAFREQGIFKKRDPAGHHVAYKAFRADPIANPLTTPSGKIEIYSAELAQIAATWELQKDDVIDPLPVYAAGFESYDDPLNQQYPLQLTGFHYKARTHSTYGNVDVLKASCRQEMWINPMDARERDIKNGDMVRIFNGRGEVQINAKVTPRMMPGVVALGEGAWYSPDEKRIDRAGSINVLTTQRPSPLAKGNPSHTNLVQVTKA from the coding sequence AGTATGTCGAAACCGACAACACTGGCGATGATGATTTTGATGGCTTGCATCAGGTGCGCGCCTGTTTGCGTGGCCGCTCTATGCGCCGCCGGGTATATAACCCTGACCGCCTGAAATACCCGATGAAGCGTATTGGCGCGCGCGGGGAAGGCAAATTCAAGCGCATCTCATGGGAAGAGGCGTTCGACACCCTTGCGGGCAGCATGCAAAGCATCATTAAGGAATATGGTAACGAAGCTATCTATCTGAATTATGGCACCGGTACCTTAGGTGGCACCATGACCCGTTCATGGCCACCGGGATCGACGCTATTGGCGCGGCTGATGAATTGCTGTGGTGGCTACCTTAATCATTATGGTGACTACAGTACCGCGCAAATCGCTGCTGGCCTGAATTACACCTACGGTGGCTGGGCTGACGGTAACAGTCCGTCCGATATCGAAAACAGTAAGCTGGTGGTGCTGTTTGGTAACAATCCGGCTGAAACGCGCATGAGTGGCGGTGGGGTCACCTACTATCTGGAGCAGGCGCGGGAGAAATCCGATGCCAAGATGATTGTGATTGATCCACGCTATACCGATACCGCAGCAGGTCGAGAAGATGAATGGATCCCGTTGCGGCCCGGTACCGATGCGGCACTGGCATCGGCCTTGGCCTATGTGATGATCAGCGAGAATCTGGTGGATCAGCCGTTCCTCGATAAATATTGTGTTGGTTACGATGAGAAAACCCTGCCAGCAGGTGCGCCAAAAAATAGCCACTACAAAGCCTATATTTTAGGGCAGGGCGCAGATGAAACCGCCAAGACACCACAATGGGCGCAAGCCATCACCGGTATCCCAGCCGCAAGAATCATTAAACTGGGGCGCGAGATAGGTTCGGTGAAACCGGCTTATATTGCACAAGGGTGGGGGCCGCAGCGCCATTCCAACGGTGAAAATACCAGTCGAGCCATTGCCATGCTGGCGATCCTGACCGGTAACGTTGGCATTAATGGTGGTAATTCTGGTGCCCGCGAAGGTTCTTACGGTTTGCCGTTTGTCCGCATGCCAACACTGGAAAACCCGGTTAAAACCAGTATTTCGATGTTCCTGTGGACTGACGCGATTGAACGCGGGCCAGAAATGACCGCTACCCGTGATGGTGTGCGCGGTAAAGATAAACTGGATGTTCCCATCAAGTTTATCTGGAACTACGCCAGTAACTGTTTGATTAACCAGCACTCAGAAATCAACCGTACCCACGACATTCTGCAAGATGATAAAAAATGTGAAATGGTGGTGGTTATTGATAATCACATGACCTCGTCAGCTAAATACGCCGATATCATCCTGCCTGACTGCACCGCCTCTGAGCAGATGGACTTCTGCCTTGACGCTTCCAGCGGCAATATGGCGTATGTGATTTTTGCCGATCAAGTCATCAAACCGCGTTTTGAATGTAAAAACATCTATGAAATGACCACCGAACTGGCAAAACGCATGGGGGTGGAGCAGCAATTTACCGAAGGGCGCACGCAAGAAGAGTGGTTACGCCATCTTTACCAACAATCGCAACAGGCCATTCCTGAACTGCCTTCTTTTGAGGCGTTCCGTGAACAAGGTATCTTTAAAAAACGTGATCCGGCGGGGCATCATGTCGCCTACAAAGCGTTCCGCGCAGACCCTATTGCCAATCCGTTAACCACGCCATCAGGCAAAATTGAGATTTATTCTGCCGAACTGGCACAGATTGCCGCCACGTGGGAACTGCAAAAAGACGATGTTATCGATCCGCTGCCGGTCTATGCCGCCGGTTTTGAAAGCTACGATGACCCGCTCAATCAGCAGTATCCATTGCAGTTAACGGGTTTTCACTACAAAGCCAGAACCCACTCCACCTACGGCAACGTCGATGTTTTAAAAGCGTCCTGCCGTCAGGAAATGTGGATTAACCCTATGGATGCCCGCGAGCGTGATATCAAAAATGGCGATATGGTGCGTATTTTCAATGGCCGAGGTGAAGTTCAGATTAACGCCAAAGTTACACCGCGCATGATGCCAGGGGTTGTGGCACTGGGTGAGGGGGCGTGGTATAGCCCGGATGAGAAACGCATTGATCGCGCGGGCAGTATTAACGTATTGACCACTCAGCGGCCTTCTCCGTTGGCGAAAGGGAATCCATCCCATACCAACCTCGTTCAAGTTACCAAGGCATAA
- a CDS encoding D-ribose ABC transporter substrate-binding protein translates to MKNTLLKSCLTAALISMASVAGAASNGLIAIITPSHDNPFFKAEAEGAKAKATELGYTVLVASHDDDVNKQNQLLETAIARKAKAIILDNAGSDATIGPLKKAKAAGIPTFLIDREINETGIAVSQIVSNNYQGAQLGAEKFVTLMGGKGKYVELLGRESDTNAHVRSQGYHDVIDEHSDMKMVAQQTANWSQTEAFNRMESILQANPDITGVISGNDTMALGAEAALKAAGRNDVIVVGFDGSDYVRDSIINKGNIKATVLQPGWAQAQMAVVQADKYLKTGKTGLEEKQLMDCVLIDENNAKNLNVFALKQ, encoded by the coding sequence ATGAAAAATACCCTACTGAAATCCTGTCTTACCGCAGCATTGATCTCAATGGCGAGTGTTGCTGGTGCCGCCAGTAACGGCCTGATCGCCATTATCACCCCCTCCCACGATAATCCGTTCTTTAAAGCGGAGGCGGAAGGCGCTAAAGCCAAAGCCACGGAACTGGGATACACCGTACTGGTGGCTTCCCATGATGATGATGTGAACAAACAAAACCAACTACTGGAAACTGCCATCGCTCGTAAGGCTAAAGCGATCATTCTGGATAACGCCGGATCAGATGCCACTATCGGGCCATTGAAAAAAGCCAAAGCGGCCGGTATTCCGACTTTCCTGATTGACCGTGAAATCAATGAAACTGGAATCGCAGTATCACAAATCGTGTCGAACAATTATCAAGGCGCACAACTCGGCGCTGAGAAATTCGTTACGTTGATGGGTGGCAAAGGCAAATATGTTGAATTGCTCGGCCGTGAGTCCGATACCAACGCTCATGTTCGTTCACAGGGTTATCACGACGTGATCGACGAACATAGCGACATGAAGATGGTTGCCCAACAGACTGCAAACTGGAGCCAGACTGAAGCGTTCAACCGTATGGAGTCCATTTTGCAGGCTAACCCAGATATCACTGGGGTAATTTCCGGTAACGACACTATGGCACTCGGTGCAGAAGCTGCATTAAAAGCAGCGGGCCGTAATGATGTCATCGTCGTCGGCTTTGACGGCAGTGACTATGTTCGCGACTCCATCATTAACAAAGGCAATATCAAAGCCACTGTATTACAGCCGGGTTGGGCACAAGCTCAGATGGCGGTGGTGCAGGCTGATAAATATCTGAAAACTGGCAAAACCGGGTTGGAAGAAAAGCAACTGATGGATTGCGTATTGATTGATGAAAACAATGCCAAGAATCTGAATGTCTTTGCACTGAAACAATAA
- a CDS encoding ABC transporter permease: MKATTGTALASHRPGGASWSRENMLLLLLKMRTFIALFLILGFFSVMVPGFLATGSLIIMVKHIAINAFLALGITFVIITAGIDLSIGATLGLCGMIAGWMITQGIVLPMFGIAIFPSVWVVVPVVLVIGALIGAVNGWIITRYNVAPFICTLGTMYVVRGAAMLISGGETFPGLQGNPQLGNTGFDLLGSGTLLGLPIAIWIMFILALVIAYVARRLPFGRHVYAIGDNERAAELSGVKVRQVKVWVYTISGFCAAIAGIIVSAQLVASHPANGSGFEMNAIAAVVLGGTSLAGGRGTILGTLIGAFVIGILADGLVMMGVSEFWQMVIKGIVIIVAVIIDQMQNRMQHKAAIVSQKASVVAQVGKSEQA; the protein is encoded by the coding sequence ATGAAAGCAACAACTGGCACTGCGTTGGCGAGTCACCGGCCCGGTGGCGCGTCGTGGTCACGGGAAAATATGCTGCTGCTTCTGCTCAAGATGCGCACCTTTATTGCCCTGTTTTTGATTCTTGGTTTCTTCTCTGTGATGGTTCCGGGCTTTCTGGCGACGGGCAGCCTGATCATTATGGTGAAGCATATCGCGATCAATGCCTTCCTCGCACTGGGCATCACGTTTGTCATTATCACCGCAGGGATTGACCTCTCTATCGGGGCAACCTTGGGGTTGTGCGGCATGATTGCGGGCTGGATGATCACCCAAGGTATTGTATTACCGATGTTTGGTATTGCCATTTTCCCCAGTGTTTGGGTGGTGGTTCCGGTGGTATTGGTCATCGGTGCACTTATTGGCGCGGTCAATGGTTGGATCATAACCCGCTATAACGTCGCGCCGTTTATCTGCACCCTCGGCACCATGTATGTGGTTCGTGGTGCGGCGATGCTGATTTCTGGCGGTGAAACCTTCCCAGGCTTACAGGGCAATCCACAACTTGGAAACACCGGTTTTGATCTGCTCGGGTCCGGCACGTTACTGGGTTTGCCGATCGCTATCTGGATCATGTTCATTTTGGCTCTGGTGATTGCCTATGTAGCGCGTCGCCTACCTTTTGGTCGCCATGTCTACGCTATCGGTGATAACGAGAGAGCTGCCGAACTGTCAGGCGTTAAAGTCCGGCAGGTTAAAGTTTGGGTTTACACCATTTCCGGTTTCTGTGCGGCAATTGCCGGGATCATTGTTTCCGCTCAACTGGTGGCCAGCCACCCTGCGAACGGTAGCGGCTTTGAGATGAATGCCATTGCGGCTGTGGTGTTGGGGGGGACGTCTCTGGCAGGTGGCCGTGGCACCATCCTCGGTACACTGATCGGCGCATTTGTTATCGGTATTTTGGCTGACGGGCTGGTGATGATGGGGGTCAGCGAATTCTGGCAAATGGTTATCAAAGGTATCGTGATTATTGTGGCTGTGATTATCGATCAAATGCAAAACCGTATGCAGCACAAAGCAGCAATTGTGTCGCAAAAAGCCAGCGTAGTCGCGCAAGTGGGCAAAAGCGAGCAGGCATAA
- a CDS encoding DUF2291 family protein, which translates to MWFSALSKAGGLLVISTVLVACTVVDLDENGKPILPVDPNAVVSDYNQPPDKVASTIWVSKIMPFANSNALSWQQVKQQQSQPAAGKNSQSRFVRFNGKVVAVDTEGREGLIRLAIDGDEQVLQVGPIVKGNAIRDASTFIRFEDFKNQVQYAQLSKALSKRALQDVAKPDASWVGQQVEVLAAVTLTPTGLSNGVPLSVNKESH; encoded by the coding sequence ATGTGGTTCAGTGCCTTATCGAAAGCAGGCGGTTTGTTGGTTATCAGCACTGTGCTGGTGGCTTGTACCGTGGTTGATTTGGATGAAAACGGTAAACCGATTCTGCCAGTCGATCCTAACGCGGTGGTCAGTGACTATAACCAGCCACCGGACAAAGTCGCTTCCACCATTTGGGTGAGTAAAATTATGCCGTTTGCCAATAGCAATGCACTCAGTTGGCAGCAGGTAAAGCAGCAACAAAGTCAGCCAGCAGCAGGGAAAAATAGCCAAAGTCGTTTTGTTCGTTTTAACGGCAAAGTGGTGGCGGTAGACACAGAAGGGCGGGAAGGGTTGATTCGTTTGGCTATTGACGGTGACGAGCAAGTGCTGCAAGTGGGGCCAATCGTCAAAGGTAATGCCATTCGTGATGCATCAACGTTTATCCGCTTCGAAGATTTTAAAAATCAGGTGCAATACGCCCAGCTCTCTAAAGCATTAAGCAAGCGTGCTTTGCAGGATGTGGCAAAACCCGATGCCAGTTGGGTCGGGCAGCAAGTCGAGGTATTGGCCGCGGTGACACTCACCCCTACCGGCCTGAGCAACGGTGTGCCGCTCAGTGTGAATAAGGAGAGCCACTAA
- a CDS encoding transketolase, which translates to MNPYSLSIDELVRKARAIRRRIVLLNANSPAGGHTGADLSQVEILTALYFRILNCAPDRLTDPERDIYVQSKGHAVGGYYCCLAEAGYFPEEWLATYQHANSHLPGHPVKHKTPGIELNTGALGHGLPVAVGIALAAKRANSKRRVFVLTGDGELAEGSNWEAALVAAHYQLDNLIIINDKNKLQLAGTTKSIMNTDPLADKWRAFGLEVTECQGNNMQSVVETLEALQPKGKPNVVIANTEKGAGISFIQGRVEWHHRVPKGAEIDLALEELSDE; encoded by the coding sequence ATGAATCCGTATTCACTGTCAATCGATGAGCTGGTGAGAAAGGCGCGGGCTATCCGCCGCCGGATCGTCCTGCTTAATGCGAACAGCCCCGCAGGGGGGCATACCGGTGCTGATCTTTCGCAGGTAGAGATTCTGACCGCACTCTATTTCCGCATCCTTAATTGCGCACCTGACCGGTTAACTGATCCTGAGCGCGATATCTATGTGCAATCTAAGGGCCATGCCGTTGGTGGTTATTACTGCTGTCTGGCGGAAGCGGGTTATTTCCCAGAGGAATGGTTGGCGACTTATCAACACGCTAACTCCCATCTGCCGGGCCATCCGGTAAAACATAAAACGCCGGGGATCGAATTAAATACCGGCGCGCTAGGACATGGCTTGCCGGTCGCGGTCGGGATCGCATTGGCGGCAAAACGCGCCAACAGCAAACGCCGAGTGTTTGTTCTGACCGGCGACGGTGAGTTAGCCGAAGGCAGTAATTGGGAAGCCGCATTAGTGGCTGCTCACTATCAATTAGACAATCTGATAATCATTAACGATAAAAATAAACTCCAACTGGCGGGCACCACCAAGTCAATTATGAATACCGACCCGTTGGCGGATAAATGGCGTGCATTTGGTTTAGAAGTAACGGAATGCCAGGGTAATAACATGCAATCGGTGGTGGAAACATTGGAGGCATTACAACCCAAGGGTAAACCCAATGTGGTGATTGCCAACACCGAAAAAGGTGCCGGTATCTCCTTTATTCAAGGGCGCGTGGAGTGGCACCACCGGGTGCCGAAAGGTGCTGAAATTGATCTGGCACTGGAGGAATTGAGCGATGAGTAA
- a CDS encoding DMSO/selenate family reductase complex B subunit — translation MTTQYGFYIDSSRCTGCKTCELACKDFKNLSTDVSFRRIYEYAGGDWQQDNGAWHQNVFAYYLSIACNHCSDPACTKVCPSGAMHKRDDGFVVVNEDICIGCRYCHMACPYGAPQYDEAKGHMTKCDGCYERVAAGKKPICVDSCPLRALDMAPIDELREKYGDLAEVAPLPAAHFTLPNIVVKPNANSRPVRDTTGHLANPKEV, via the coding sequence ATGACGACGCAATATGGTTTTTACATCGACTCCAGCCGTTGCACTGGGTGCAAAACTTGCGAGTTGGCCTGTAAGGATTTCAAAAACTTATCTACCGATGTCAGCTTCCGGCGTATCTACGAATATGCCGGTGGGGATTGGCAGCAAGATAATGGTGCATGGCACCAAAATGTGTTCGCTTACTATCTCTCTATCGCCTGTAATCACTGTAGTGATCCCGCCTGTACCAAGGTATGTCCGAGTGGCGCAATGCATAAGCGTGATGATGGTTTCGTTGTGGTAAACGAAGACATTTGCATTGGGTGTCGCTATTGCCATATGGCATGCCCATACGGTGCGCCGCAATATGACGAAGCCAAAGGGCATATGACCAAGTGTGACGGCTGCTATGAAAGAGTTGCTGCCGGTAAGAAACCGATTTGTGTCGATTCCTGCCCGCTGCGGGCGTTGGATATGGCCCCTATCGATGAATTACGCGAGAAATACGGTGATTTGGCCGAAGTCGCACCATTGCCAGCAGCCCATTTCACGCTGCCGAATATCGTAGTGAAACCTAATGCCAACAGCCGTCCGGTCAGAGATACCACCGGTCATCTGGCAAATCCGAAGGAGGTATAA
- a CDS encoding dimethyl sulfoxide reductase anchor subunit family protein, translating to MGMGWHEWPLMVFTVLGQCVVGGFIVLGLALIFGGLSHGQQQRIHRSMLVLWVLMALAFIASTLHLGSPMRAFNSLNRIGESALSNEIAAGSLFFAVAGFYWLLTVLGKMPAVLGKIWLVIAMVLGVVFVYAMCRVYSINTVPTWDNLYTPLGFVLTTLIGGPMLGYLLLQLAGINGRMMLQLPMISVLALIISIASVIMQAASLSMIYSSVQQASELIPHYGTLMVWRLVLLVLGLGCWICPLIRGRTPMTLGMIFAMLLIFAGELIGRGVFYGLHMTVGMAIGG from the coding sequence ATGGGCATGGGATGGCATGAATGGCCACTAATGGTCTTTACGGTACTGGGGCAGTGCGTGGTCGGCGGCTTTATAGTGCTGGGGCTGGCGCTGATATTCGGTGGTTTGAGTCACGGGCAGCAACAGCGAATTCACCGCAGCATGTTGGTACTGTGGGTGCTGATGGCACTGGCTTTTATCGCCTCGACACTGCATTTAGGTTCGCCAATGCGAGCATTCAATTCATTGAACCGCATTGGCGAGTCGGCGCTCAGTAATGAAATAGCCGCCGGTTCACTGTTCTTTGCGGTGGCGGGTTTTTACTGGTTGTTGACTGTATTGGGTAAAATGCCTGCGGTACTCGGCAAGATCTGGCTAGTGATCGCTATGGTGCTGGGCGTGGTATTTGTCTATGCCATGTGTCGAGTCTATTCCATTAATACTGTTCCCACTTGGGACAACCTCTATACCCCGCTAGGCTTTGTTCTTACCACCTTGATTGGCGGCCCGATGTTGGGTTATCTGTTGTTACAACTGGCCGGGATTAATGGGCGAATGATGCTGCAACTACCGATGATCAGTGTATTGGCACTGATTATCAGTATTGCCAGTGTCATTATGCAGGCGGCCAGTTTGTCGATGATTTACAGCTCGGTACAGCAAGCTTCTGAGCTTATTCCCCACTACGGCACACTGATGGTGTGGCGTTTGGTGTTGCTGGTTCTGGGGCTTGGCTGCTGGATCTGTCCGTTAATCAGAGGTCGCACACCGATGACGCTTGGCATGATCTTCGCTATGCTGCTTATCTTTGCGGGTGAGCTAATTGGCCGTGGCGTGTTTTACGGGTTGCATATGACGGTCGGAATGGCAATCGGCGGTTAA
- the dmsD gene encoding Tat proofreading chaperone DmsD → MTYQQIALTGHVLGALFYCEPDSPACSDIVAQLSSGEWVAQWPYGLETQLMPIAALLAQDKSDETLEEAWQRLFIGPYALPAPPWGSVYLDKENVLFGDSTLKLRDWMAQQQVEVTLEQQEPEDHFGLLLMMAAWLAEHQPADLPVLLAEHLLPWGYRYLALLQSDAGHPFYQGLAELTTLTLTHWQHELQVTPAVIELYR, encoded by the coding sequence ATGACTTATCAACAAATTGCGCTGACCGGTCACGTATTGGGTGCGCTGTTTTATTGTGAACCGGACAGTCCGGCGTGCAGTGATATTGTGGCGCAACTCAGCAGTGGTGAGTGGGTAGCCCAGTGGCCTTATGGCCTGGAAACTCAGCTGATGCCCATTGCCGCTTTATTGGCGCAAGACAAATCAGATGAGACTCTGGAAGAGGCTTGGCAGCGGCTGTTTATTGGCCCATATGCGCTGCCCGCTCCCCCTTGGGGATCGGTTTATCTGGATAAAGAAAATGTCCTGTTTGGCGACTCGACGCTCAAACTGCGTGATTGGATGGCGCAGCAGCAAGTGGAGGTGACACTGGAGCAGCAAGAGCCAGAGGATCATTTCGGCTTATTGCTGATGATGGCGGCCTGGCTGGCAGAACATCAACCGGCGGATTTACCGGTCTTACTGGCAGAGCACCTGTTACCGTGGGGGTATCGTTATCTCGCATTACTGCAATCTGATGCCGGGCACCCGTTTTATCAGGGGTTGGCTGAGTTAACGACCCTGACATTGACCCATTGGCAACACGAATTACAGGTGACGCCTGCGGTGATTGAGTTATATCGCTGA